A single genomic interval of Spirosoma linguale DSM 74 harbors:
- a CDS encoding Rhodanese domain protein (PFAM: Rhodanese domain protein~SMART: Rhodanese domain protein~KEGG: rfr:Rfer_3913 rhodanese-like protein): MDITVQELKERLDKGEKLNLFDVREPDEYEADNIGATLIPLGDLSYRLDELDGLQDEEVIVHCRSGKRSGMAQQILEENGFNNVRNVIGGMLAYRAQ, translated from the coding sequence ATGGATATTACAGTACAGGAATTAAAGGAGCGGCTCGATAAGGGTGAGAAGTTGAATTTGTTCGATGTTCGTGAGCCGGACGAATACGAAGCGGATAACATTGGCGCCACCCTCATTCCGCTCGGCGACTTGTCGTATCGTTTAGACGAACTCGATGGATTGCAGGACGAAGAAGTTATTGTCCATTGCCGGTCGGGCAAGCGCAGCGGCATGGCTCAGCAAATCCTGGAGGAGAATGGCTTCAATAATGTCCGTAATGTCATTGGCGGAATGCTTGCCTACCGCGCCCAATAA
- a CDS encoding transcriptional regulator, HxlR family (PFAM: helix-turn-helix HxlR type~KEGG: sme:SM_b21289 putative protein, may interact with ubiquitin) yields the protein MNDQVSTQQSIDPKHLALQKTLDIICGKWRLYIIYQLGTEARRYGELRRMIPAVSEKVLIQELKALVSLGVVEKKSFNEVPPRVDYSLTAKGLQVLPTLLKLTSIGELFLEP from the coding sequence ATGAACGATCAAGTAAGTACACAACAATCTATTGACCCAAAGCATTTAGCTCTTCAAAAAACCTTAGACATAATATGTGGGAAATGGCGGCTGTATATTATATATCAACTGGGTACTGAAGCCCGGCGGTATGGAGAGCTTCGACGTATGATTCCAGCCGTCAGCGAAAAGGTTTTAATTCAGGAACTTAAGGCACTGGTTAGTCTGGGGGTTGTTGAGAAGAAATCGTTTAATGAGGTGCCACCGCGAGTAGATTACAGTTTGACAGCCAAAGGATTACAGGTCTTGCCTACCCTGCTGAAGTTAACGTCGATTGGCGAATTATTTCTGGAACCGTAG
- a CDS encoding tRNA delta(2)-isopentenylpyrophosphate transferase (KEGG: glo:Glov_0992 tRNA delta(2)- isopentenylpyrophosphate transferase~TIGRFAM: tRNA delta(2)-isopentenylpyrophosphate transferase~PFAM: tRNA isopentenyltransferase; Isopentenyl transferase), translating to MKTLLVIAGPTAVGKTSLCVRLAKHLHTDVVSADSRQLYRELTIGTAKPSSSEMEGVRHHFVDSHSILNPVNAGRYEQECLSILNNLFETKDIVILSGGTGLYINAVCDGLDDMPPVDPALRAELLARFQQEGLTNLQHELRQLDPLYAQTADLQNPIRVTRALEVCMSTGQPYSSFRRRQTAGRSFKSVLIALERPREELYSRIDTRMDAMLQAGLIDEVKSLVPYRHLPALQTVGYQEVFPYLDGEYDYEEMVRLLKRNSRRYAKRQLTWFRNQGNYQWFAPDEDEKIISELNDVR from the coding sequence TTGAAAACGCTGCTTGTTATTGCTGGACCAACAGCCGTTGGTAAAACCAGCCTGTGTGTCCGCCTGGCCAAACACCTTCATACCGATGTTGTTTCAGCCGATTCGCGGCAACTCTACCGGGAACTTACCATCGGTACTGCCAAACCCAGTTCCTCCGAAATGGAGGGTGTACGTCATCATTTCGTCGATTCACATTCTATTCTGAACCCGGTCAATGCGGGGCGCTACGAGCAGGAATGCCTTTCCATACTGAACAATCTGTTTGAGACAAAAGACATTGTTATTCTGTCGGGAGGAACCGGCCTGTATATAAACGCCGTTTGTGATGGCCTTGACGACATGCCCCCGGTAGACCCTGCCTTGCGGGCCGAGCTACTGGCTCGTTTCCAGCAGGAAGGGCTAACGAACCTTCAGCATGAACTACGCCAGCTAGACCCGCTGTATGCACAAACCGCCGACTTACAGAATCCAATCCGGGTAACGAGAGCGCTGGAGGTATGTATGTCAACCGGACAGCCGTATTCATCGTTTAGGCGTCGGCAAACGGCCGGGCGTTCATTCAAATCCGTATTGATTGCGCTTGAACGGCCACGCGAAGAGCTTTACTCACGCATAGATACCCGAATGGATGCGATGCTTCAGGCTGGATTAATCGATGAGGTAAAGTCACTTGTACCCTACCGGCATCTGCCTGCTCTACAGACTGTTGGCTATCAGGAGGTTTTCCCGTACCTGGATGGAGAGTATGACTACGAAGAAATGGTTCGTTTGCTAAAACGAAACTCCCGCCGGTATGCCAAACGGCAATTAACCTGGTTCCGAAATCAGGGAAACTACCAGTGGTTCGCCCCAGACGAAGACGAAAAAATCATTAGCGAGCTGAATGACGTACGATAA
- a CDS encoding DegT/DnrJ/EryC1/StrS aminotransferase (PFAM: DegT/DnrJ/EryC1/StrS aminotransferase~KEGG: rfr:Rfer_0689 DegT/DnrJ/EryC1/StrS aminotransferase), with translation MIPFLDVKRINAPYQQIINSAVGRVTESGWYVLGQEVEAFENEFAAYCQTRHCVGVANGLEALTLVLNAWGFPAKSEVIVASNAYIASVLSITHAGLTPVFVEPDPRTYLLDPLRIEAAITANTRAILPVHLYGRCCDMDAINKVAHRYDLKVLEDAAQAHGASCRGTRMERKAGNLGDAAGWSFYPTKNLGALGDAGAITTNDGALAERLRALRNYGSGQKYINDYLGFNSRLDELQAAVLSAKLPGLTEANNRRKELVKRYLTGITNPDVVLPPADQVELDAWHLFVIQHPQRDDFRAYLLEQGIGTDIHYPIPPHHQQAYAAYAHLSLPIAEQLHRNSLSLPLNPALTDHEADFIIGTINSISNRTFELLLPT, from the coding sequence ATGATTCCGTTTCTGGACGTAAAACGTATTAACGCACCTTATCAACAGATAATCAACTCAGCCGTTGGGCGGGTCACTGAATCGGGCTGGTATGTGCTGGGACAGGAAGTCGAAGCGTTTGAAAATGAGTTTGCAGCCTATTGCCAGACCAGGCATTGTGTAGGCGTTGCCAATGGCCTGGAAGCTTTGACATTAGTGTTGAACGCATGGGGTTTTCCGGCTAAAAGCGAGGTCATCGTTGCATCAAACGCCTACATTGCTTCGGTACTCAGCATTACGCATGCTGGATTGACTCCCGTTTTTGTTGAGCCCGATCCACGCACCTACTTACTCGATCCTCTCCGTATTGAAGCGGCCATTACGGCCAATACCCGGGCAATTCTGCCCGTGCATCTGTATGGCCGCTGCTGCGATATGGATGCAATCAATAAGGTGGCGCACCGGTATGACCTGAAAGTACTCGAAGATGCCGCTCAGGCACATGGTGCTAGCTGCCGGGGTACCAGAATGGAACGAAAAGCGGGTAATCTGGGCGATGCCGCAGGCTGGAGCTTCTACCCAACTAAAAACCTGGGGGCACTGGGTGATGCCGGAGCTATTACAACAAATGATGGTGCGCTTGCCGAGCGTTTGCGTGCTTTGCGAAACTATGGGTCCGGGCAAAAGTACATAAACGACTATCTGGGATTCAACAGTCGTTTGGATGAACTTCAGGCAGCCGTGCTATCGGCTAAACTGCCGGGGCTGACTGAAGCGAATAACCGTCGGAAAGAACTGGTAAAACGATACCTAACCGGTATTACCAACCCGGACGTTGTACTGCCACCGGCCGATCAGGTTGAACTCGATGCCTGGCACTTGTTTGTTATTCAGCACCCCCAACGCGACGATTTCCGGGCGTATCTTCTGGAACAGGGTATTGGGACGGATATACATTATCCTATCCCGCCCCACCATCAGCAGGCTTATGCGGCATACGCTCATTTATCCCTGCCAATTGCCGAGCAGTTGCACCGAAACAGCCTGAGTTTGCCCCTCAACCCGGCGTTGACGGATCATGAGGCAGACTTTATCATTGGGACCATTAATTCAATAAGCAACAGAACGTTTGAACTGCTACTACCGACCTGA
- a CDS encoding protein of unknown function DUF1684 (PFAM: protein of unknown function DUF1684~KEGG: xop:PXO_00776 lipoprotein, putative), with translation MIKNRFFLTGLFLLSLIVLYYTFFDGGNITSSSGVDEVIDPATYRQQVDLKRTEKDKFMRTSTESPFTDKSSFKGLTYFAPDPSYRVTARLEPFADKTQKLVVGMSDGSEEVYEKFAHAVFSLEGEAHRLLIVKQENTYSILFRDATSGKETYGGGRYLELDPATLTDTRTTLDFNTAYNPYCAYNPGYACPLPPAENTLKVAVKAGEKYIPHE, from the coding sequence ATGATAAAGAATAGATTCTTCCTAACTGGATTGTTCTTACTAAGTCTGATCGTCCTCTATTACACCTTCTTCGACGGTGGCAATATTACGTCATCCAGTGGTGTAGATGAGGTCATTGATCCGGCTACCTACCGCCAGCAAGTAGACCTGAAACGCACAGAAAAGGACAAGTTCATGCGAACCAGTACCGAGTCGCCATTTACAGATAAGTCGTCTTTTAAAGGACTCACCTACTTTGCCCCTGACCCCTCTTACCGGGTTACGGCCCGCCTTGAACCTTTTGCCGACAAGACCCAGAAGTTGGTCGTTGGCATGAGTGATGGCAGCGAAGAAGTGTACGAAAAATTTGCCCATGCAGTTTTCAGTCTGGAGGGCGAAGCACACCGGCTGTTGATCGTTAAGCAGGAAAATACGTACTCGATTCTCTTTCGGGATGCGACTTCGGGCAAAGAGACATACGGGGGCGGACGCTATCTGGAACTTGACCCTGCCACGCTCACCGATACGCGCACTACGCTGGACTTTAACACGGCTTACAATCCCTATTGCGCCTACAATCCCGGTTACGCCTGTCCACTCCCCCCGGCCGAAAACACCCTGAAAGTAGCGGTCAAGGCAGGTGAAAAATACATCCCCCACGAGTAG
- a CDS encoding glycosyl transferase family 2 (PFAM: glycosyl transferase family 2~KEGG: gbm:Gbem_3309 glycosyl transferase family 2) encodes MFLSVVIPVYNSERTIAPLTERLQTWLTGLAFEIILVNDGSADRSESVCQQLANRYNNVTAISLRRNFGEFKAVLCGLNQTTGQYVAIIDDDFQNPPEAILTLVEAAEDGQYDVVYSRYAQKKHHWFRNIGSRLVNILTTYSIGKPKDLYLSSFKVIRREVVDEICRYKGPYPYIDGLIFRTTTTVGSVEVPHNARAEGRSGYTVRKLVSLFINVFIGYSLWPIRMFTVLGAALASLGVFGGLLLVIGWLTNRIDFGGWIVVTWAIVTSLGVQLLFLGVLGEYLGKLFMAHSGLPPYVIKYKGLRKGQVVEQ; translated from the coding sequence ATGTTTTTATCCGTCGTCATTCCAGTTTATAACAGCGAACGTACCATTGCTCCGTTGACAGAACGGTTGCAGACGTGGCTGACCGGACTGGCGTTTGAAATTATTCTGGTAAATGATGGCAGTGCTGATCGTTCGGAGAGCGTGTGTCAACAGCTTGCGAATCGATACAATAATGTGACAGCTATTTCCCTGCGCCGTAATTTTGGTGAGTTCAAGGCCGTACTATGTGGCCTGAATCAGACAACGGGGCAGTATGTAGCCATTATTGACGATGATTTTCAGAATCCACCCGAGGCTATCCTGACGCTTGTTGAGGCTGCAGAGGATGGGCAATACGATGTGGTTTATAGCCGGTACGCTCAAAAGAAGCATCACTGGTTTCGAAACATTGGCAGCCGACTTGTAAACATCCTCACAACCTATTCCATCGGTAAGCCCAAAGACCTGTACTTGTCAAGCTTTAAGGTTATCCGTCGCGAAGTGGTGGACGAAATCTGCCGTTACAAAGGGCCTTATCCGTACATCGACGGGCTGATCTTTCGAACAACAACTACGGTAGGGAGCGTTGAAGTACCGCATAATGCCAGAGCTGAAGGGCGTTCGGGTTACACAGTCCGTAAACTCGTTTCGTTGTTTATAAACGTGTTTATCGGTTATTCTCTTTGGCCAATCCGGATGTTTACTGTTTTAGGGGCCGCTCTGGCAAGCCTTGGGGTGTTCGGTGGTCTGTTGCTGGTAATAGGCTGGCTGACGAATCGGATTGATTTTGGCGGCTGGATAGTTGTTACGTGGGCTATTGTGACCAGTTTGGGCGTTCAACTGCTGTTTCTGGGTGTGTTGGGTGAGTACCTCGGTAAGTTATTTATGGCCCACAGTGGACTGCCGCCCTATGTTATCAAGTATAAAGGTCTGCGGAAAGGGCAAGTGGTAGAGCAGTAA
- a CDS encoding WxcM domain protein (PFAM: WxcM domain protein domain protein~KEGG: rlt:Rleg2_0404 WxcM domain protein), producing the protein MAKLYELTTYESDTGNLTVFEKIIPGIIQRVFYIYEAGNSTRAGHRHHQAWNALICLRGSCRVYNNDGIEEEVIRLVTPRQCLVLEPKDWHSMDEFSDDAILLVVSNELYDKDDYIYEPYPNGQMENSLLMAASE; encoded by the coding sequence ATGGCCAAACTTTACGAATTAACAACATACGAATCCGATACGGGAAACTTAACCGTTTTTGAGAAAATTATTCCTGGAATAATTCAACGCGTCTTTTATATTTACGAAGCTGGTAATAGCACTCGTGCGGGTCATCGACATCATCAGGCCTGGAATGCACTTATCTGCCTGAGGGGTAGCTGCCGGGTTTATAACAACGATGGCATAGAGGAAGAGGTGATTCGTCTGGTGACTCCACGCCAATGTCTGGTTCTCGAACCTAAAGACTGGCATAGCATGGATGAGTTCTCCGACGATGCTATTCTGCTGGTCGTTTCAAATGAGTTGTACGATAAAGACGATTACATTTACGAGCCTTATCCGAACGGCCAAATGGAGAATAGTCTACTTATGGCTGCTTCTGAATGA
- a CDS encoding hypothetical protein (KEGG: sun:SUN_0406 hypothetical protein) has protein sequence MSGTAGYVLLSLAWLVQLAQPKSYHTPVFAAVHEHSIVGENLFISAKPSYTKSVRFGIYAFTVAASDSGRTRTAQVKAYRGALLLTNFTIPVDGAVVGADVADLDNNRFPELYVYTMTDGSGSFGQVYAWQFLPERKADILVPAWRMQPVDGYMGHDSLWTERNTLYRKFPVYRPGDANVSPSGGYQLTRYQLKPAGNGFALIASP, from the coding sequence ATGAGTGGCACGGCAGGATACGTTTTATTGAGCTTGGCATGGCTTGTGCAACTGGCTCAACCTAAATCTTATCATACTCCGGTGTTTGCAGCTGTTCACGAACACTCCATCGTGGGCGAAAATCTGTTTATTTCTGCTAAACCTAGCTACACCAAATCGGTACGCTTTGGTATATATGCCTTTACTGTTGCAGCTTCAGACAGTGGGCGCACGCGTACTGCGCAGGTTAAAGCCTATAGGGGCGCGTTACTCTTAACCAACTTTACGATCCCGGTAGATGGAGCCGTTGTAGGGGCCGATGTCGCCGATCTGGATAATAATCGGTTTCCTGAGTTATACGTTTATACTATGACGGACGGAAGCGGGTCGTTCGGGCAGGTGTATGCCTGGCAGTTTTTGCCCGAACGCAAAGCCGACATTCTTGTGCCTGCCTGGCGAATGCAGCCTGTGGATGGCTATATGGGCCATGATAGTTTGTGGACAGAGCGAAATACCCTTTACCGTAAGTTTCCGGTATACCGCCCCGGCGATGCCAATGTATCGCCATCCGGAGGCTATCAACTGACGCGCTATCAACTCAAACCTGCTGGGAATGGATTTGCACTCATCGCATCGCCGTAA
- a CDS encoding hypothetical protein (KEGG: rme:Rmet_0614 outer membrane autotransporter barrel): protein MLFKNRSRWGLVLTVLVGLGACTNNDIDPTGGSTATPTKGSADFTKYVAVGNSLTAGYADGGLYRDSQLNSYPNILAGQFALVGGGSFVQPLFTEAQAAGSGYLKLIKVPSLTDPSSLISSIGQVAPGAARGGLTSDGLPLLTKFTDANQNLGVPGIRVSDILTPYYGSPQGNAYFERLVANPLTTYFQYMSDNLNGATFFSCWLGNNDALGYATTGGDTPLTPTDLFTKNFTAAMNKLTEGGRKGVVIGIPNITTAPYFTTLPLSLVLAQLNLLLRPTTPLTALVIQTANGVRATQTGDLLMLSNALDYANIGSPSVGTKVGPYGLSITNPLPNKIILDAGEVTALNAAITTYNGIMKAQADAKGTAYVDPNTILNQIGSGTGITQNGVTYTSSFIQGGVFSLDGIHLTPAGYALMANEIIKGINAKYGATIPAVNPANYRRVLLQQ from the coding sequence ATGCTATTTAAAAATAGGTCTCGGTGGGGACTGGTCCTCACCGTACTGGTCGGTCTTGGCGCCTGTACAAACAACGATATTGACCCAACCGGAGGCAGTACTGCTACGCCAACCAAAGGGAGTGCTGACTTTACGAAATATGTGGCGGTAGGAAACTCCCTTACGGCTGGCTACGCCGATGGCGGTCTTTATCGGGACAGCCAGCTCAACTCTTATCCGAACATTCTGGCGGGCCAGTTTGCGCTGGTCGGTGGTGGCAGTTTCGTGCAGCCGCTGTTTACGGAAGCCCAGGCCGCCGGGTCGGGTTATTTAAAATTAATTAAGGTGCCTTCCCTAACAGACCCGTCAAGTCTGATTTCATCCATCGGTCAGGTTGCTCCGGGAGCGGCACGGGGTGGCCTTACATCCGACGGCCTTCCTCTGTTGACCAAGTTTACCGATGCGAATCAGAATCTGGGGGTTCCGGGCATTCGTGTATCCGATATCCTGACACCTTATTATGGCTCTCCACAGGGAAACGCGTATTTCGAACGGTTGGTCGCCAACCCGCTCACTACCTACTTTCAGTACATGAGCGATAACCTGAACGGAGCTACGTTTTTCTCGTGCTGGCTGGGCAACAATGATGCCCTGGGCTACGCCACTACCGGCGGAGACACACCTTTGACACCAACGGATTTGTTTACCAAAAACTTCACGGCCGCCATGAACAAACTAACCGAAGGTGGTCGTAAAGGCGTTGTTATAGGGATTCCCAATATCACTACAGCGCCTTATTTTACAACGCTGCCGCTATCGCTGGTACTGGCGCAGCTGAATCTGCTGCTAAGGCCAACAACGCCACTTACTGCTCTGGTCATTCAGACCGCCAATGGTGTTCGGGCCACGCAAACGGGCGACTTGCTAATGTTATCGAACGCCCTCGACTATGCAAACATTGGCAGCCCATCGGTAGGCACAAAAGTGGGGCCCTATGGTCTTAGCATCACTAACCCCCTGCCAAACAAGATCATTTTAGATGCGGGTGAAGTAACCGCACTGAATGCGGCCATTACCACCTACAATGGCATTATGAAGGCTCAGGCAGATGCCAAAGGGACCGCCTACGTTGACCCCAATACCATCCTGAACCAGATAGGGTCCGGCACCGGTATCACCCAGAATGGCGTTACCTATACATCCAGTTTTATCCAGGGGGGTGTATTCAGTCTCGACGGTATTCACCTCACACCCGCAGGCTATGCGTTGATGGCAAATGAAATCATTAAAGGAATCAATGCAAAATACGGCGCGACTATTCCGGCGGTTAACCCTGCCAACTATCGCCGTGTGTTGCTGCAACAATAA
- a CDS encoding Peptidoglycan-binding lysin domain protein (PFAM: Peptidoglycan-binding lysin domain; transport- associated~SMART: Peptidoglycan-binding LysM~KEGG: aci:ACIAD0873 LysM domain/BON superfamily protein), whose product MGLLSFFKGVGEKIFHKDQVAPAPAQAEAVEPVRAQALLDHVKQLGLAYNTLTVKTKGDTVTITGSVKSQEDAEKIALAVGNVEGVSAVDNQLSVDQPTPEGKFYTVKSGDSLSKIAKEVYGDPMKYGVIFEANKPMLKDPDLIYPDQVLRIPQL is encoded by the coding sequence ATGGGTCTTTTATCATTTTTTAAGGGTGTAGGCGAAAAAATCTTTCATAAGGATCAGGTAGCACCGGCTCCAGCGCAGGCAGAAGCTGTTGAGCCAGTACGTGCTCAGGCACTGCTCGACCACGTTAAGCAGTTGGGACTGGCTTACAACACTCTGACAGTTAAGACGAAAGGTGATACAGTTACGATAACTGGCTCGGTAAAATCGCAGGAAGACGCCGAAAAAATCGCGCTGGCCGTTGGTAACGTAGAAGGCGTATCAGCCGTTGATAACCAGCTTTCTGTCGATCAGCCTACACCAGAAGGTAAGTTTTACACGGTAAAATCCGGCGATTCGCTGTCTAAAATAGCGAAAGAAGTCTATGGCGATCCTATGAAATACGGCGTCATCTTTGAAGCAAACAAGCCCATGCTGAAAGACCCCGATCTGATCTATCCCGATCAGGTATTGCGGATTCCACAGCTGTAA
- a CDS encoding MCP methyltransferase, CheR-type (PFAM: Methyltransferase type 12; Methyltransferase type 11; MCP methyltransferase CheR-type~KEGG: gur:Gura_4275 methyltransferase type 11) — MIGRSEEYEKMFRLEGQLWWYRHLHERVGEALLHRFGENRDVTILDAGCGTGGLLSFLNQLGYTHLRGIDGSVDAVAYCHERKLPVSFVNLTGLADFEPTHMYDAIICNDVFCYFSNADLATLMMALTGRLKPGGILISNNNAFGAFRGEHDLAVGIIRRFVLSDFEPLLSQNGLNLLAYTYWSFSLSLPIVLVRQWQRIRLRLGWSKPGEAKSDVYLPVRWLNKLLLGIVRAEQKLLRRTPFGSSLFMVISR; from the coding sequence ATGATTGGTCGGTCGGAAGAATACGAAAAAATGTTCAGGCTGGAAGGCCAGTTGTGGTGGTACCGGCATTTACACGAACGGGTAGGGGAGGCACTGCTGCATCGGTTTGGTGAAAACCGCGATGTGACCATTCTGGACGCTGGCTGCGGCACCGGCGGATTACTGTCTTTTCTGAATCAGCTAGGCTACACCCACCTTCGAGGCATCGACGGGTCGGTCGACGCGGTTGCGTACTGCCATGAGCGAAAGCTTCCCGTTTCGTTCGTTAATCTAACCGGTCTGGCCGATTTCGAGCCAACGCATATGTACGATGCCATCATCTGTAACGATGTCTTCTGTTATTTTTCGAACGCTGACTTAGCGACACTAATGATGGCCTTGACTGGTCGGTTAAAACCGGGGGGAATCCTGATCAGCAATAACAATGCCTTCGGTGCTTTTCGTGGGGAGCATGATTTGGCCGTTGGCATTATCCGGCGATTTGTTTTAAGCGATTTCGAGCCGTTGCTTTCCCAAAATGGCCTGAATCTTCTGGCATATACTTATTGGAGTTTTAGTCTTTCACTGCCCATCGTTTTGGTCAGGCAATGGCAGCGAATTCGGTTAAGGCTGGGCTGGAGCAAGCCTGGTGAAGCGAAGTCGGATGTTTATTTGCCGGTTAGGTGGCTCAATAAACTGCTGCTCGGTATTGTTCGGGCGGAGCAAAAACTATTGAGACGAACCCCCTTCGGTAGTTCACTGTTTATGGTGATAAGTCGGTAA
- a CDS encoding PASTA domain containing protein (PFAM: PASTA domain containing protein~SMART: PASTA domain containing protein~KEGG: dol:Dole_2230 PASTA domain-containing protein) → MAKISTRSFFDLLIHIGIILALIAALFLVFFFVYLPYTTNHGQTITVPDVTRLSLDEMENLLDDRDLRYEVSDCTFVAGAQPLTVIQQYPRANAKVKEGRKIYLTITKRVAPMVQMPNLVNLTLRSAELNLKSLDLVSGPPIYVPDVAKNAVLRQLYNGKEITPGTPIPKGAQIDLEVGDGLGSTMFEIPNVVGLPVDEAEAAIRGSNLKVGTKISVDDPEKEVGTVIRQRPEARSGERIRVGETMDLWIVGPIEPDQ, encoded by the coding sequence ATGGCTAAAATCAGCACCCGCTCCTTTTTTGACCTGCTGATCCATATTGGCATTATTCTGGCCCTGATAGCTGCTCTGTTTCTGGTATTCTTTTTCGTTTACCTGCCGTATACAACAAATCATGGGCAGACGATTACCGTACCGGATGTAACGCGCCTGAGTCTGGATGAGATGGAGAACCTGCTGGATGACAGAGATCTCCGTTACGAAGTTAGTGACTGCACCTTCGTTGCCGGAGCACAGCCATTAACAGTTATTCAGCAGTACCCAAGGGCCAATGCGAAGGTAAAAGAGGGTCGTAAAATATACCTGACTATTACCAAGCGTGTCGCACCGATGGTACAGATGCCCAATCTGGTCAACTTAACCCTTCGCAGTGCAGAACTCAATCTCAAGTCGCTGGATTTAGTGAGTGGCCCACCCATCTATGTACCCGATGTGGCAAAAAATGCGGTGCTTCGGCAGTTATATAATGGTAAGGAAATCACGCCCGGAACGCCCATTCCCAAAGGCGCTCAAATAGATCTTGAAGTTGGTGATGGGTTAGGAAGTACGATGTTCGAGATTCCGAACGTTGTAGGATTGCCAGTCGACGAAGCCGAAGCCGCCATTCGCGGATCGAATTTGAAAGTTGGCACGAAAATTTCCGTAGACGACCCCGAGAAGGAGGTTGGTACCGTAATCAGACAACGGCCCGAAGCACGGTCTGGCGAGCGTATCCGCGTTGGCGAGACAATGGATCTGTGGATTGTGGGGCCAATTGAACCGGACCAATAA
- a CDS encoding riboflavin synthase, alpha subunit (KEGG: apa:APP7_0407 riboflavin synthase subunit alpha~TIGRFAM: riboflavin synthase, alpha subunit~PFAM: Lumazine-binding protein), producing the protein MFTGIVETTGLVEAIEATGTNLTFRIESSLTPELKIDQSVSHNGVCLTVTSLDDRSYTVTAVDETLKKTNLGKLAVGDRVNLERCMPANGRFDGHIVQGHVDQPGLCTNIQDVDGSWLFDFEYAPGDDPANRNITVEKGSICINGVSLTVFNSEDNRFRVTIIPYTYNHTTFRDLKVGDMVNLEFDIVGKYLKKMFAGYR; encoded by the coding sequence ATGTTTACTGGAATTGTAGAAACAACCGGTCTTGTAGAGGCCATTGAAGCAACAGGGACTAACCTGACATTTCGAATTGAGTCCTCACTGACTCCCGAACTGAAAATTGATCAGAGTGTTAGCCATAACGGCGTTTGCCTGACGGTGACTAGCCTGGACGACCGCAGCTATACGGTAACGGCCGTAGACGAAACGCTGAAAAAAACCAATCTTGGCAAGCTTGCCGTTGGCGATCGGGTCAATCTTGAACGGTGCATGCCTGCCAATGGCCGATTTGATGGGCATATTGTACAGGGGCATGTTGACCAGCCCGGACTTTGTACCAATATACAGGACGTTGACGGCAGCTGGCTCTTCGATTTTGAGTATGCACCGGGCGATGACCCCGCCAATCGAAACATAACGGTCGAAAAAGGGTCGATATGTATCAATGGCGTTAGTTTGACCGTTTTCAACTCAGAAGACAATCGATTCCGGGTAACCATCATTCCGTATACGTATAATCACACCACGTTTCGGGATTTAAAGGTTGGCGATATGGTCAATCTGGAGTTCGATATTGTTGGTAAATACCTTAAAAAAATGTTTGCGGGCTATCGATAG